One window of Nymphaea colorata isolate Beijing-Zhang1983 chromosome 11, ASM883128v2, whole genome shotgun sequence genomic DNA carries:
- the LOC116264778 gene encoding uncharacterized protein LOC116264778: MNGRMRSSSRATKREERLHRFLKPGALAQMRDSRISARVRHLRPPKKSDLTPNAPSSRVPTLAHQISLDDFFCCPSSRFSGPGCLQRKKLVAVKSGFVCPPSPSSPVAVIADDSILESFNGDMVSAH, translated from the coding sequence ATGAACGGCAGAATGAGATCTTCTTCAAGAGCCACCAAGCGGGAGGAGAGGCTCCACCGCTTCCTCAAGCCCGGCGCCCTCGCCCAGATGAGGGACTCCAGGATTAGCGCCCGCGTTCGTCATCTCCGACCACCTAAGAAATCAGATCTGACCCCCAACGCTCCATCCTCCAGGGTTCCCACTCTTGCCCATCAGATCTCCCTCGACGATTTCTTCTGTTGCCCCTCCTCCCGGTTTTCCGGCCCCGGCTGCCTCCAGAGGAAGAAGCTCGTCGCCGTGAAGTCGGGTTTCGTGTGCCCTCCGAGCCCGTCTTCGCCGGTTGCCGTGATTGCTGACGACTCCATCTTGGAATCGTTCAACGGCGACATGGTTTCTGCCCATTGA